From Parasteatoda tepidariorum isolate YZ-2023 chromosome 1, CAS_Ptep_4.0, whole genome shotgun sequence, one genomic window encodes:
- the LOC107454913 gene encoding speckle-type POZ protein B-like, with translation MAENDFSSSITASKAVSDSFEFKWTVRNYFSDGYLSDGFCQEFFSKLCGGIKFQIIVYKCDTRRNRNPMFIVKVVMKENAENSVIKTFLFFEIRDNNGHLYLKDSIENRFSHLNEEYECDGFEMPLYKPVYGLLSDGRRYEMHFQEGKFIIKGSVIFQCYEENIVSQPLCENISQLQSDLKGLLKNNFYADIKFLIGDDILHAHKNILCSRSVVFKKMFEQNMKENKDSTVEITDIQKPVFEAFLSFLYTGTIRNNELDIVMSLYSVADKYAVETLVKTCSNLLVGYLSDKTVPLILKLADKHNDATLKATAIDFICKNFEEVETTDSWDTLLNSDLHLASYALKRVSLSAVKKCVESKGDC, from the coding sequence ATGGCTGAAAACGATTTCTCTAGTAGCATAACGGCGTCAAAAGCAGTGTCagatagttttgaatttaaatggaCGGTAAGAAATTACTTCTCTGATGGATATTTATCTGATGGCTTTTGCCAAGAGTTTTTTTCGAAACTTTGTGGtggaattaaatttcaaataattgtttacaAATGTGATACTAGAAGAAATCGAAATCCTATGTTTATAGTGAAGGTTGTTATGaaagaaaatgctgaaaatagtgtgataaaaacatttctattttttgaaatccGAGATAATAATggacatttatatttaaaggattcgATAGAGAATCGATTTTCTCATTTGAATGAGGAGTATGAATGTGATGGTTTTGAAATGCCATTATATAAGCCTGTTTACGGGCTGTTATCTGATGGAAGACGTTATGAAATGCATTTTCAGGagggaaaatttattattaaaggaagtgttatttttcaatgctatgaagaaaatattgtttctcaACCGCTGTGTGAAAACATTAGTCAACTTCAGAGCGATTTGAAGGGCttgttgaaaaacaatttttatgctGACATTAAGTTTCTTATCGGTGATGATATACTGCACGCACACAAGAATATTTTGTGCTCGAGGTCTGTAGTTTTCAAGAAGATGTTCGAGCAAAATATGAAGGAAAACAAAGACAGCACAGTAGAAATTACTGACATACAAAAGCCGGTCTTCGAAGCTTTTTTGAGCTTTCTTTATACAGGAACCATTCGAAACAACGAACTTGATATAGTTATGTCTCTCTATTCAGTTGCTGACAAATATGCAGTAGAGACTCTAGTAAAAACTTGCAGTAATCTTCTTGTTGGATACCTATCTGATAAGACTGTACCGCTTATCTTGAAATTAGCAGATAAGCATAACGATGCTACATTAAAAGCAACTGCAATAgatttcatttgcaaaaattttgaagaagtcGAGACCACAGATTCGTGGGATACTCTGTTGAATTCTGATCTTCACTTGGCTTCTTATGCTCTTAAACGAGTCTCACTAAGTGctgttaaaaaatgtgttgaaaGTAAGGGTGACTGTTGA
- the LOC122269273 gene encoding uncharacterized protein, protein MDALKVKRKSLRTTFTTTSNKLAQYLATPETVAKDINQLQALRSQLQDKFSRLNEIQNEISSVLLEKPETVAEYETDFEAAENYRDNYLELDAKVANFLNKDSGSIAKSSLEVNAVKLKLPKFELKTFSGDPKEYLTFRSIFSKIHESEDLSAIDKFQYLYQSMVPESRAARLVSSFPITAENYPKAIKQLKLRFGREDLLVQIYVRDLLSLVMKNATAGKNSPDLATLYDMLETKLRALESLGHTKEKFADFLAPLVESCLSENVMRAWERSRISENTDDVSSQRSLEKLMCFLRHEVKSEEMINLAREGFGRDKGSGEKRKDYHKSIQTDEPTATTLIANTSVGKNNCIFCDRSHPSQDCQKIAEMSYEDRKSRVIQKRCCLVCLKSGHMAKRCHSNVRCLVCKRRHYTILCPDLRKGINSSSKDKIADDEQKATEILFTNRSSEREIYLKTITIRLRNRDKEVCVRALMDDGSQRSYIEKSLAEELKLSPTGSEVFSQGLFGGGTSPASEHKRYMVTVESLNRKYTTLISLLDQEKICSELPRIQDSSLLADLASRGIEITDVGKDTPPIRVLLGADVLGRILTGKIEVLRSGVSAIETLLGWTILGLGRKKKKVNLVALSLQNMELSKVWDLDVLGIADPMGRKNKIQLEEARTIRCRRRIVPVK, encoded by the coding sequence ATGGATGCTCTTAAAGTGAAAAGAAAGTCATTAAGAACAACTTTTACGACCACGTCGAATAAGTTGGCGCAATATTTGGCGACACCGGAAACTGTTGCCAAGGATATTAATCAGTTGCAGGCACTAAGGTCACAATTGCAAGATAAATTTTCTCGTttgaatgaaattcaaaatgaaatatcctcagtactTTTAGAAAAACCTGAGACCGTTGCTGAATACGAAACTGATTTTGAAGCAGCGGAAAATTACAGAGATAATTATCTTGAACTAGACGCAAAAGTcgcaaattttttgaataaggaCTCCGGTTCCATCGCCAAAAGTTCTTTAGAGGTTAATGCCGTGAAACTAAAACTACCGAAATTTGAATTGAAGACATTCTCTGGTGATCCTAAAGAATATCTCACATTCCGgagtatattttcaaaaattcatgaatCCGAAGATTTATCTGCGATCGACAAGTTCCAATATTTATACCAATCTATGGTACCCGAATCCAGGGCAGCAAGATTAGTTTCCAGTTTCCCAATAACAGCAGAGAATTATCCGAAAgccattaaacaattaaaattaaggtttgGCCGAGAAGAtcttttagtacaaatatacgTTCGAGATCTCCTTTCACTTGTTATGAAAAATGCTACTGCCGGAAAGAATTCTCCTGATTTAGCAACCCTCTACGATATGCTGGAGACAAAATTAAGAGCTTTGGAAAGTTTGGGACATACGAAAGAGAAATTTGCTGACTTTCTAGCGCCTCTTGTAGAGTCATGCTTATCTGAAAATGTTATGCGAGCCTGGGAACGGAgtagaatttctgaaaatactGATGACGTTTCCAGTCAGAGATCCCTCGAAAAACTAATGTGTTTTTTGAGACATGAGGTCAAATCTGAAGAAATGATCAATTTAGCTCGTGAAGGGTTTGGTAGAGATAAGGGAAGTGGCGAGAAACGAAAAGATTACCACAAATCGATCCAAACAGATGAACCTACTGCTACTACACTGATCGCCAACACCTCAGTAGGaaaaaacaattgtattttCTGTGACCGATCACATCCAAGTCAAGACTGCCAGAAAATAGCAGAAATGAGTTACGAGGACAGAAAATCACGAGTTATACAAAAGAGATGCTGTCTTGTTTGCCTCAAATCTGGTCACATGGCAAAAAGATGTCACAGTAATGTAAGGTGCTTAGTTTGTAAACGGAGGCATTACACAATACTTTGCCCAGATCTACGTAAAGGAATTAATTCTTCCTCTAAGGACAAAATAGCAGATGATGAACAGAAAGCAACAGAAATATTGTTTACGAATCGTTCTTCTGAACGTGAAATATATCTCAAAACAATTACGATCAGACTACGAAACAGAGACAAGGAAGTCTGTGTTCGTGCACTAATGGATGATGGGTCACAGCGTTCCTATATTGAAAAGAGTTTGGCTGAAGAACTGAAACTTTCTCCCACTGGAAGCGAAGTGTTTTCTCAAGGACTGTTTGGTGGGGGAACTTCTCCTGCTTCAGAGCATAAGAGATATATGGTAACTGTTGAAAGTTTAAATCGCAAATATACGACCTTAATATCTCTTCTTGACCAAGAAAAAATTTGCTCTGAGCTACCAAGGATACAGGATAGTAGTTTACTTGCTGATCTAGCTTCTCGAGGAATAGAAATAACAGATGTTGGAAAAGATACGCCCCCTATAAGAGTTCTTCTAGGAGCTGATGTACTTGGAAGAATTCTGACTGGAAAAATAGAAGTGTTAAGATCAGGAGTTTCAGCCATAGAAACCTTACTAGGTTGGACAATTTTAGGtctaggaagaaaaaagaaaaaggttaaCTTAGTCGCATTAAGTTTGCAAAATATGGAGTTGTCAAAAGTATGGGATTTAGACGTTTTAGGCATTGCAGATCCCatgggaagaaaaaataagatcCAACTAGAGGAAGCAAGAACAATTCGATGTAGACGTCGAATCGTACCAGTGAAATGA
- the LOC107454923 gene encoding speckle-type POZ protein has translation MCSKYTVLNVTSKYCSNDCFGFELKVDKFSSVKNVTSSQLVTSQACKTAWRVIVETAPRIRRSNTDYRTVLSEGKMRVGLKRTDSNKCEVKASFFFEVLNSSELIYYKESFERVFSQTHPEFYCDYVKRPGRIARLAGVREVWFSLPDDKLTIRGNVIIEDCCPKTKTEKDLNATMNVTELLYDFRELYKNNLFSDVVFVFGSEKIYSHKNVLSTRSPVFKKMFEHDMLESKLNTVKITDIEKRIFDYFLLYLYTGIMENNELDTVLSLYSTADKYQVTTLFQTCSNTLQSYISDKTVSSILLYADLHSDELLKEKAVQFICEKFELVEGSPGWYSLIDKNPSLGSYVLTAVSLSIISERKKVF, from the coding sequence ATGTGTTCCAAGTATACAGTATTAAATGTCACGAGTAAATACTGCTCGAATGATTGCTTTGGATTTGAACTAAAAGTAGATAAGTTTTCGAGTGTTAAAAATGTGACTTCTTCACAATTAGTCACATCGCAAGCCTGTAAAACAGCATGGCGAGTTATTGTAGAAACCGCACCTCGAATACGTCGTAGTAACACGGATTACAGAACAGTTCTATCAGAAGGAAAAATGAGAGTTGGTTTGAAAAGGACCGATTCAAACAAGTGTGAAGTCAAggcttctttcttttttgaagttcTTAATTCGAGTGAACTTATTTATTACAAGGAGTCGTTTGAAAGAGTTTTCTCCCAAACACACCCGGAATTCTATTGTGATTATGTCAAAAGACCCGGAAGAATCGCTCGACTTGCTGGTGTAAGAGAAGTTTGGTTTTCATTGCCTGATGACAAACTCACAATCAGAGGTAATGTCATAATTGAAGATTGTTGTCcgaaaacaaaaactgaaaaggaCTTAAACGCCACTATGAATGTAACTGAACTGCTATATGACTTTAGGGAGTTGTataagaacaatttattttcggATGTCGTATTCGTTTTTGGAAGCGAGAAAATCTACTCCCATAAGAATGTCCTCTCCACCAGGTCACCAGTGTTTAAAAAGATGTTCGAGCACGATATGTTAGAAAGCAAATTGAATACCGTCAAGATTACCGATATCGAGAAACgcatatttgattattttttactgtatctCTATACAGGAATCATGGAGAACAATGAACTGGATACTGTCTTGTCTCTCTATTCAACTGCGGACAAATATCAAGTTACCACGCTTTTCCAAACTTGCAGCAACACTCTCCAATCATATATTTCGGATAAAACAGTTTCATCCATATTGCTGTATGCCGATTTGCATAGTGATGAGCTATTGAAAGAAAAAGCTGTTCaatttatatgtgaaaaatttgaattggtGGAAGGATCACCCGGATGGTACAGTTTAATCGATAAGAATCCGAGTTTAGGTTCGTACGTTTTGACAGCAGTTTCATTAAGTATCATTtccgaaagaaaaaaagtattttag